GGGCGGGGCCGGGTCGGGCGATGAGGGGAACGCGAACGCGCAACCGTCGGTCTCCTGAACCGAAGGGTTCAGATTCGCGCGCAGCAAAAAGGCCCGCGAGCCATCACGCACGCGGGCCTAAGTCGTTTCATCGTCACAGATTCAGGCAACAGAAGTCAGGGACAGATACGCCCGATCTGCGACGAGTCGCGGCCCATATGTCCGCGAATGCACCTGGCACGATTCGAACGTGCAACCTTCGGTTCCGTAGACCGATGCTCTATCCAATTGAGCTACAGGTGCGTCGGCAAAACGGTGCTTGCCATCAAGCCTGAATAGGATAGCGTTGCTCGCCACGCGGGGCAAACGAGGGGCGGGGGGGCATAGCGGCTGGAGTGGGCTCCCTTGGGGCGGTCAGGCTTGGGGTTGGGGGCGGAGGGTGGCGGTCATTTCGTGGGCTTCGCTGGGGGCGAGGGTGATGGCGTTGTCTGCGACGTTGCCGGACTCGATGCAGACGAAGCCGGGCCAGTCGTCGTCGCCGAGGTCGGGGAGTTTGAGCGACTTGTCGGTCCAGGGGTTCCAGACGATGGTGCTGTTGGCGTTGTGCTTTTCGATGACGATGTTTCGTTTGTAGCCGGGGTCGTGGAGCGTGCAGTGGCCGGGGTGGTTGATGTAGACGCGATCGGTTTCGCCTTCGAAGCGGAGGGGCGGGTTGGCCTGGGTGAGGCGTTCGGCGTTGCGGGTTTTGTCGATGTAGCTGAGGCCGGCGAGGCCGGTGATTTCGATGTCGTGGATTTTGCTGATGGTGAAGTAGGTGTGCAATGCCTGCTCGAACTGGGCGGGCTGGTTGGTGGTGTTTTCCGTGCGGAGCTGCATTTGCAGCTCCTGGCCGACGGTGATGGTGAAGGTGAGGCGGAAGGGGGCGATGTCGCGGGTGAGTGTGAGTTGGACGCGTTGGTCGGGAAGTTTGGTGGCTTGGGTGAGTTGCCAGGCGGCGAGGCGGGCTTGGCCGTGCGGTGGTGCGGTGGGGTCGTGCTGGTTCGGGCCGAACCATGGGAAGCAGATGGGGATGCCGCCGCGGATGGGCTTGTCGGGGTGGATGTTGGATTTCGGGCTCATGAACAGGACGGGCTTATCGCCGGTGGGCTGGTACTCGGCGATGTGAGCGCCGTGGAGGTAGATGACGGCGGTGGCGGCGTCGGCGGTGATGACAGCGCGGGGCATGCCCTGGCCGGGGTCTTCGAAGCGGAGGGTTTCGGGGATGCCGAACTGTTCGTTTAACGATTGGGCGGTGGCGTTTTTTGTCATGGATTGATTGTAACGGGGGTGGGGAGTGGGAGACGCCCCCGGCGTGACGCCGGGGGCTTCGAAGCCGGGGGGGAGGCGGCGGGTTTGGGGAAATGGGTAATGCAGCTTCGGGCCGGCGTTGCTACATTGGTGTCACGGCTGTGTACGAATTGAAATGTCCATCTTGCGGCCAGGTGTTGCGTGCAGCGTTCGTGCGAGCGGGGGCGGTGACGGATTGTGCGCGCTGTGCCCATCGGTATCGGATCAAGGATTCGCAGATCGCGCGGAAGGTGTTGGCCACGCCGGGCGGGGGCGAAGCGGGGGGCGGTCAGGGCACGCTGCTGCCGGGGGCGAAGGAGCTGGCGTCGATGGCGGGCGCGCGGCTGCGGGTGGACGATGATGGGAACGTGATCGGCTTGTCGGGGCTGTCGGAGATGATGCGTCACGAGGGGGTGGGCACGCCTCGTCGTCGCTCTGCAGACGACGCACCGCCGCCGCCTGGTCGACCTGCTCGGACGCCGCTGCCGACGGCGACGACTCGACTGACGGGTCCGCGGTCGCTTTACATGATTGCGTGCACGCTTTGCCTGGGGCTGGTGGTGGTGGGGGTGGCGTTGTGGCATGCGAGCTCGGTGGCGCCCGGGCGCGCGGGGGCCGGGGCGGGGCAGGCGGACTTGCCGATGATCATGGCGGTTCGGCTGTCGCATGAGCCTTGGGAGCGGCCTGGCGAGCCCTATGACCGGTCGCAGCAGGCCGGCCGAGCTGCGGACGGCGTGCGATTGATTGATACGAATCTGGGGATGCCGATCAACGGTCAGCCGATGCTCAGTGCGTCGGTGGTGACCTCGCGGCCGGACGTTGTGTCGCGGGCGCGGGTGCATGTGTCGTTGATCGATCAGACGGGGATGGAGGTCGCACGGACGCGGGCGGACGTGGCGATGATCGCGCGTGATCAGCGGTATCG
The Phycisphaerales bacterium AB-hyl4 genome window above contains:
- a CDS encoding D-hexose-6-phosphate mutarotase, translated to MTKNATAQSLNEQFGIPETLRFEDPGQGMPRAVITADAATAVIYLHGAHIAEYQPTGDKPVLFMSPKSNIHPDKPIRGGIPICFPWFGPNQHDPTAPPHGQARLAAWQLTQATKLPDQRVQLTLTRDIAPFRLTFTITVGQELQMQLRTENTTNQPAQFEQALHTYFTISKIHDIEITGLAGLSYIDKTRNAERLTQANPPLRFEGETDRVYINHPGHCTLHDPGYKRNIVIEKHNANSTIVWNPWTDKSLKLPDLGDDDWPGFVCIESGNVADNAITLAPSEAHEMTATLRPQPQA